A region of Colletotrichum higginsianum IMI 349063 chromosome 10, whole genome shotgun sequence DNA encodes the following proteins:
- a CDS encoding Transposase — MDETGILEGQGSNGLVLGMSETKSVRKKQPGSRAWVSIIECISALGHALDPLIIYKGKTVQQQWFPLDLGPYKGWQFTATENGWTTDDTAVEWLQKVFIPQTVSQGKEGKEEARLLVVDGHGSHTTTEFMWLCYINNIHLLFLPPHTSHVLQPLDQSVFSPVKAAYRKELGYLSQWNDSTIVGKRNFIGCYQKARLAGLTMQNIKSGWKWTGLWPVSMAKPLMSSLLLPSTPGPLDQACKGQSGGKEAEGWASASSAVVWSTPRKMKDLAGQLKLFTELDNDASTQRLLFMKVKKGFSEKAYELATAQHKLELLQAQVANTAVRKRKAVQLDPNTKFATISDVQKAQVEAGEKEDTAGESSESDLPSEAEDCIVVASRRGQ, encoded by the coding sequence atggatgagactggtatccttgagggccaaggatctaatgggctagtgctaggcatgtctgagacgaagtctgtccgcaagaaacagcctggatcaagggcatgggtatccatcatcgaatgcatctctgccctgggccatgcccttgatcccctcatcatatataagggcaagacagtccagcagcagtggtttcctctagaccttggcccttataaaggatggcagttcactgcaacagagaatggatggactacagacgacactgcagttgaatggctgcagaaggtcttcatccctcagactgtctcccagggcaaggagggcaaggaggaggccagactgcttgttgttgatggccatgggagtcacacaacgacggaatttatgtggctctgctatattaataacatccacctattgttcttgccaccacacacctcccatgtcctccagccacttgaccagtcagtcttcagccctgtaaaggcagcctataggaaggagcttggatacctcagtcagtggaatgactctactattgtaggcaagaggaactttataggctgttatcagaaggctcgtctggcaggcctgacaatgcagaacatcaagagtggatggaaatggactggactatggcctgtctctatggcgaagcctcttaTGAGCTCattactgctcccatcaacaccagggcCATTAGATCaggcctgcaaagggcagtctggaggcaaggaagctgagggatgggcatctgcgtcatctgcagtggtgtggtcgacgccaaggaagatgaaggatctggctggccaactgaagctattcacagagctggataatgacgccagtactcaacgcctccttttcatgaaggtgaaaaaagggttcagtgaaaaggcatatgagctggcaactgcccagcacaagctggagcttctgcaggcccaagtggccaatactgcagtgaggaaaaggaaggcagtccagctggatcctaacactaagtttgccactatctcagacgtgcagaaggcgcaggttgaggctggtgaaaaagaggatactgcaggtgaatccagcgagtctgatttacctagtgaagctgaagactgtattgtagtggcatctagaagagggcagtaa
- a CDS encoding Asparagine synthase translates to MCGISACLTLPPGRHFHTEALNGYANGTGGQNGIKAEEDLEASKGLRDQLDLSLDAISHRGPDAKGVWVSADGFVGLGHCRLAINDLTPGGNQPIHGDDGTTHAVVNGEIYDHDRIRQDCKQRGYGFKGHSDSEVILALYQAYGAPQFLEHLRGEFAFVLYDEVAERVILARDRFGIKPLLWTIIRQPDGRSRLVAAPEAKAFLPLGWKPQWDVGAIVDGGWMQDGRSLFKGVRKLPPGHWMEVSKDGVMELHQYWDVDYKDKTERETRSVDEMVLGLRERLTEAIRLRLRADVPIGIYLSGGIDSSLVAGIVTHLIRDEGIKIGNKDATSRVSCFTIEFPKESGFDESDIAERTAEHLGVQILKKQINEGELADNFADCAFHCEHHHFDLNCVGKFALSSLPNENGIKVVLTGEGADEHFGGYAFFPPDFLREPDLSMPDSPLVADPLLRENMQRSTERDIKMLIPRAGAFEHGWEMTPSIEKVNKTILPPCILAWHPKLDLFSPWVRENGRWSDLDCKDVIVKSFKPAIQEKMQKKWHPLHTAQYMYSKGPLPNILLTCLGDLTEMSHSVEARTPFLDHKVTEYVNNLPPSLKMAYTPDKIPPERHQGPWWEGIGVASQALTEKWILREAAKPFILKELYERRKHPFTAPIVWPKDGPLHQMLNKLLTKERVDNLGFVDYVQVENALARGFGEKTDVKSFRMLLFVAAWVVLSERLGIPKAAPEDWL, encoded by the exons ATGTGTGGCATCTCGGCCTGCTTGACTCTCCCACCGGGGCGCCATTTCCATACCGAGGCACTCAACGGCTACGCGAATGGGACGGGTGGACAAAACGGGATAAAGGCCGAGGAAGATCTTGAAGCCAGTAAGGGTCTTCGGGATCAACTGGACCTGAGCCTAGACGCCATCAGCCACCGAGGGCCGGATGCAAAGGGTGTCTGGGTCAGCGCCGACGGCTTTGTCG GGCTGGGTCACTGCCGCCTGGCAATCAATGACTTGACCCCAGGAGGAAACCAACCCATCCACGGTGATGACGGCACAACTCATGCCGTGGTCAACGGGGAGATCTACGACCACGATAGAATTCGCCAAGATTGTAAACAAAGAGGCTATGGATTCAAAGGTCACAGCGACAGCGAAGTGATTCTTGCACTGTACCAGGCCTACGGTGCTCCCCAGTTCTTAGAGCATCTCCGTGGAGAGTTCGCCTTCGTTTTGTACGACGAAGTCGCCGAACGAGTCATCCTAGCACGAGATCGTTTTGGCATCAAGCCGCTTTTGTGGACAATCATTCGTCAGCCAGATGGCCGCAGCAGACTGGTTGCGGCCCCGGAAGCGAAGGCCTTTCTGCCTCTAGGATGGAAGCCCCAGTGGGACGTTGGCGCAATTGTCGACGGTGGGTGGATGCAGGATGGGCGCTCGCTTTTCAAGGGCGTGAGGAAGCTACCACCGGGGCACTGGATGGAAGTTTCAAAAGACGGTGTGATGGAACTGCATCAGTACTGGGATGTCGATTACAAGGACAAG ACTGAACGAGAGACGCGAAGCGTTGATGAGATGGTGCTGGGCCTTCGCGAGCGGCTCACAGAGGCTATCCGGCTCCGGTTGCGTGCAGATGTTCCAATCGGCATCTATCTCTCTGGTGGCATCGACTCTTCACTGGTCGCCGGTATTGTCACACACCTGATCAGAGATGAGGGCATCAAGATCGGCAATAAGGACGCGACCAGCCGGGTCAGCTGTTTTACCATTGAGTTCCCAAAAGAGTCCGGATTTGATGAGTCTG ATATTGCAGAACGCACGGCGGAACACCTAGGCGTCCAAATTCTAAAGAAGCAAATCAACGAGGGGGAACTGGCGGACAACTTCGCCGACTGCGCTTTTCATTGCGAGCATCACCATTTCGACCTCAACTGCGTAGGGAAGTTCGCCTTGTCGTCTCTGCCAAATGAAAACGGAATCAAAGTCGTTTTAACAGGAGAGGGTGCCGATGAACACTTTGGCGGCTATGCCTTTTTCCCGCCAGATTTTCTGCGGGAACCAGATTTGTCTATGCCGGACTCTCCTCTAGTAGCGGACCCTCTGCTCCGGGAGAACATGCAGAGATCCACCGAGCGTGACATCAAGATGCTCATTCCGCGGGCGGGCGCTTTCGAGCACGGGTGGGAAATGACGCCCTCCATCGAGAAAGTCAACAAGACCATTCTGCCGCCCTGCATCTTGGCATGGCACCCGAAACTAGACCTCTTTTCGCCCTGGGTGCGGGAGAATGGGCGATGGTCAGATCTAGACTGCAAAGACGTCATTGTCAAGTCCTTCAAGCCTGCGATACAGGAGAAGATGCAAAAGAAGTGGCACCCTCTGCACACTGCTCAATACATGTACAGCAAGGGACCATTGCCCAACATTCTTCTCACTTGCCTCGGGGACTTGACCGAGATGTCTCATAGCGTGGAAGCAAGGACGCCATTCTTGGACCACAAGGTCACCGAATACGTCAACAACCTACCTCCGAGCCTCAAGATGGCGTACACACCTGACAAGATACCCCCCGAGCGGCACCAGGGGCCTTGGTGGGAGGGAATCGGGGTTGCCTCACAAGCTCTCACGGAAAAGTGGATTCTGAGAGAGGCAGCGAAGCCCTTCATTCTCAAGGAGTTATATGAGCGGCGGAAGCATCCTTTTACAGCCCCGATCGTATGGCCAAAAGACGGACCGCTCCATCAAATGCTCAACAAGCTACTGACTAAAGAAAGAGTCGACAACCTGGGCTTCGTTGACTACGTTCAAGTCGAGAACGCCCTCGCCAGAGGCTTCGGTGAAAAGACGGATGTCAAATCGTTCAGGATGTTGCTTTTTGTAGCGGCTTGGGTAGTATTGAGTGAGAGACTCGGTATTCCGAAAGCAGCCCCGGAGGACTGGCTCTAG
- a CDS encoding Duf636 domain protein has product MPTASCLCKAITVNILGKPMAAALCHCSECRKISGSAFGFNWVLASKDVEVTGTPKTFTTTAKSGNAVISHFCSDCGVTLWRDGPATKGMMYFKAGTLDDWKDQSSMAPFAEIFTSRRLSWVNAVPNAVQKSEME; this is encoded by the exons ATGCCTACCGCTAGTTGCCTTTGCAAAGCCATCACGGTCAACATCTTGGGGAAGCCGATGGCAGCC GCCTTGTGTCACTGCAGTGAATGCCGCAAAATCTCGGGAAGCGCTTTTGGTTTCAACTGGGTCCTCGCAAGCAAAGACGTCGAAGTCACCGGTACCCCGAAGACTTTCACGACCACCGCCAAGAGCGGGAACGCGGTCATCAGCCACTTCTGCAGTGACTGTGGAGTGACGCTTTGGAGGGACGGACCCGCCACGAAGGGGATGATGTACTTCAAGGCGGGCACGCTGGATGACTGGAAGGATCAGAGTTCGATGGCTCCTTTTGCAGAAATCTTTACCTCGCGCCGTCTTTCCTGGGTCAATGCTGTTCCGAATGCGGTCCAGAAGAGCGAGATGGAGTAG
- a CDS encoding C6 finger domain-containing protein — MGNIGRPSGGCFACKKRKVKCDEGRPSCKRCLTLKKDCPGYKNPWEVWHRQENTHAATLVQTRVTRKLRERQELVGLHSLPPRIHTSPITCALNRFYGDYSREVGIAFFSLLPTMSSATPAGCFHDALNATALASSSRQLNQPDLMVQAIRVYGKAITGLNEALQSPVASRDDSVLVALFVLGLFEVIAARPSQSRSANVEASCHPHSEGGLAMLQYRSGVMANGNIDKVILAFFSFVALSDCFMTYPGDFLLWSKLRTLTTPTADGPCFEPLLCRAVEFKIVAEEMMTRNGLAAGSTMFTLLESGMRIIEDLKTVAEHQLSQKAPGNRTGFNGVVDVSLGSNALIASSLYLTVRLQVIDLMVRAINADKERTFVGDQLDAISRLGISDLEILRKNISTLLGFTQNSAADEPQSGRPLRAWFMLWPMVAVMNSDIAHDDTKLWAKDKLRWVGSDTGIGLITSMMGQTS; from the exons ATGGGAAACATAGGCAGACCGTCTGGAGGCTGCTTTGCCTGTAAAAAAAGAAAGGTCAAG TGCGATGAAGGGAGACCCAGCTGCAAAAGATGCTTGACTCTGAAAAAAGACTGCCCTGGATACAAGAACCCCTGGGAAGTTTGGCACCGGCAAGAAAACACCCACGCAGCGACTCTAGTGCAGACCAGGGTCACGAGAAAGCtaagagagagacaagagcTCGTCGGGCTGCACAGTCTCCCTCCGCGAATACACACTAGCCCAATCACCTGTGCCCTGAACCGCTTTTACGGAGACTATTCGCGGGAAGTGGGAATCGCATTCTTCAGCCTTCTGCCGACTATGTCTTCAGCGACCCCTGCTGGCTGCTTCCACGACGCTCTGAACGCAACGGCCCTAGCTAGCTCGTCTCGGCAGCTCAACCAACCGGACCTCATGGTCCAGGCGATACGAGTGTACGGCAAGGCCATAACAGGACTCAATGAGGCACTGCAAAGTCCGGTGGCAAGCAGAGACGACTCGGTTCTCGTGGCATTGTTTGTACTCGGGCTGTTCGAA GTGATCGCCGCACGACCATCCCAGAGCAGGTCTGCCAATGTTGAAGCAAGCTGTCATCCGCACTCAGAAGGCGGGCTCGCAATGCTTCAATACAGATCTGGGGTCATGGCTAATGGCAACATCGATAAAGTCATCCTGGCGTTTTTTAGCTTTGTCGCG TTGTCAGATTGCTTCATGACTTATCCTGGTGATTTCTTGCTGTGGTCCAAGTTGCGCACGCTCACGACGCCCACTGCCGATGGGCCATGCTTTGAGCCCCTCCTTTGCCGGGCAGTGGAGTTCAAGATCGTGGCCGAGGAAATGATGACTCGCAACGGCCTGGCTGCTGGATCTACCATGTTCACCCTCCTAGAATCGGGCATGAGAATTATTGAGGATCTGAAGACCGTCGCTGAGCATCAGTTGTCACAAAAGGCCCCCGGCAACAGAACAGGCTTCAACGGCGTAGTTGACGTTTCACTCGGATCCAACGCCCTTATCGCGTCAAGTCTGTATTTGACAGTCAGGCTTCAAGTGATTGATCTCATGGTTCGAGCTATCAATGCAGATAAAGAACGGACATTTGTTGGGGACCAGCTGGACGCTATTTCCAGGCTTGGGATCTCGGACCTTGAAATACTACGCAAAAACATTTCCACTCTCCTCGGTTTCACACAGAACAGTGCAGCCGACGAACCGCAGAGCGGTAGACCATTGCGAGCATGGTTCATGTTATGGCCCATGGTAGCCGTTATGAATTCCGATATTGCGCATGACGATACCAAGCTATGGGCGAAAGACAAGCTTCGTTGGGTTGGTTCAGACACTGGCATAGGATTGATAACATCAATGATGGGACAAACCAGTTGA
- a CDS encoding Oxidoreductase — protein MSTIKVGVVGYGFAAKSFHLPFITANNDYEVIAILQRAEAPSDPSSAPAGSHCKVDFPNIRHYRTAEDFFADPDTQLIVVATHTDTHASFAEKALRAGKHAIVDKPFARSSEEADRVIELANSQGLILTCFQNRRWDGDFQTLRKLIKEDALGDIKEAEIHYDFESPPWLAHMTKKEYTPGDGMAFGLGTHSIDQAVVLFGRPKSVTGFFRAQRGIDSEVEDSFTIVLQYDGPQKDLLVTVKTSVTTPMAQQLKHLVRGTKGSWLKFQQRSTCPQEEQIAEGRKPLEPGFGEEPAELYGTLTTYKEFDGKVQRFDEATKKYVGKYPSIVGRWLGVYENLADAINGKAELEVKATQSRDAIRIIELARESHNTGATVAWK, from the exons ATGTCAACTATCAAAGTCGGTGTCGTGGGCTACGGCTTTGCCGCCAAGAGCTTCCACCTCCCATTTATCACGGCGAACAATGACTACGAGGTGATTGCGATCCTGCAGAGAGCCGAGGCGCCGAGCGACCCGTCTTCGGCACCGGCCGGCTCCCACTGCAAAGTCGACTTTCCTAACATCAGACACTACCGCACAGCGGAGGACTTCTTCGCCGACCCCGACACGCAGCTCATCGTCGTGGCCACCCACACCGACACACACGCATCTTTTGCAGAAAAGGCGCTGCGAGCCGGAAAGCATG CCATCGTCGACAAGCCTTTCGCACGGTCGTCCGAAGAGGCGGACCGCGTCATCGAGCTTGCCAACAGCCAGGGTCTGATTCTGACGTGTTTCCAGAACCGTAGATGG GATGGAGACTTCCAAACGTTGCGAAAGCTCATCAAAGAGGATGCGCTGGGTGAcatcaaggaggccgagatccaTTACGACTTTGAATCCCCCCCTTGGCTCGCCCATATGACCAAGAAGGAATACACCCCCGGAGACGGCATGGCCTTTGGCCTCG GAACCCACAGCATCGACCAAGCTGTTGTTCTGTTTGGTCGTCCAAAGTCGGTAACTGGCTTCTTCCGCGCGCAGCGAGGCATCGACAGTGAAGTCGAGGATTCCTTCACCATCGTGTTGCAGTACGACGGTCCCCAGAAGGACCTCCTGGTCACCGTCAAGACCTCCGTCACCACGCCCATGGCACAGCAGTTGAAGCACCTTGTCCGAGGAACAAAGGGATCATGGCTGAAG TTCCAACAAAGAAGCACGTGCCCCCAGGAAGAGCAGATCGCAGAGGGCCGCAAGCCGCTGGAGCCTGGATTCGGTGAGGAGCCGGCCGAGCTGTACGGTACTTTGACTACGTACAAGGAGTTCGACGGAAAGGTCCAGCGGTTCGACGAGGCGACAAAGAAGTATGTCGGCAAGTACCCGTCCATCGTCGGTCGCTGGCTGGGCGTGTATGAGAACCTAGCCGATGCCATCAATGGcaaggccgagctggaggTGAAGGCCACGCAATCGCGTGATGCGATCAGAATCATTGAGCTAGCCAGAGAGTCTCACAACACCGGTGCCACAGTTGCGTGGAAGTGA
- a CDS encoding Zinc carboxypeptidase has protein sequence MKASLFSGAALISLALGGAFPNLTQVDYSGFKALRLTLPEVAANLTDQINELAAAILNSDSGDTLDIVSSPENVHAISQLAVNTTILMEDMGASFAEEYFSTDYTAPGDAWFTAYHNYADHLTFLNDLQSSFPSHSEVFTLGKTFNGRDLTGIHIWGSGVKGSKPAVVLHGTVHAREWITTLTTEYMAYQLLSKYATDPVVRAVVDKFDFYITPIANPDGFVYTQTEDRLWRKNRENVFGHYCVGRDPSRNWPFKWEFGGSDTTNPCLGTFKGLAPGDSLEVKALKAQIDSLSASKGISLFLDFHSFGQYILWPFGYDCTLVGTDETSLRSLAERAAADIMAVYVTMYQVGNSCRLLKQTTGSSADYVHGVAGSKYTYTFKLRDLLTYGYSLPANQIQPTVNETWAAVLPMLQAV, from the exons ATGAAGGCCTCACTCTTCTCGGGCGCCGCTCTCATCTCCTTGGCGCTGGGCGGAGCGTTTCCCAATTTGACCCAGGTGGACTACAGCGGCTTCAAGGCCCTCCGCCTCACTCTCCCCGAGGTTGCCGCGAACCTCACCGACCAGATCAATGAGCTCGCTGCAGCCATCCTCAATTCCGACTCCGGGGACACGCTCGACATCGTCTCCTCTCCCGAGAACGTCCATGCCATCAGCcagctcgccgtcaacaCGACAATCCTTATGGAGGACATGGGCGCTTCTTTCGCCGAGGAGTATTTTTCAACCGACTATACTG CTCCCGGCGATGCCTGGTTCACTGCCTACCACAACTACGCAGACCACTTGACCTTCCTTAACGACCTCCAGAGCAGCTTCCCTTCCCATTCCGAGGTCTTCACTCTCGGGAAAACGTTCAACGGTCGTGACTTGACCGGCATTCACATCTGGGGCAGCGGGGTCAAGGGATCCAAACCCGCCGTTGTTCTTCACGGCACCGTACACGCCCGCGAATGGATCACGACCTTG ACCACTGAGTACATGGCATACCAGCTCCTGAGCAAATACGCTACCGACCCTGTTGTcagggccgtcgtcgacaagtTTGACTTTTACATCACTCCAATCGCCAACCCTGACG GCTTTGTTTACACCCAGACTGAAGACCGTCTGTGGCGCAAGAATCGCGAGAATGTCTTTGGCCACTATTGCGTCGGACGCGATCCCAGCCGCAACTGGCCCTTTAAGTGGGAGTTTGGAGGAAGCGATACCACCAACCCTTGCCTTGGAACCTTCAAGGGCCTTGCTCCTGGCGACTCtctcgaggtcaaggcccTCAAGGCCCAGATCGACTCGCTCTCCGCCTCCAAGGGCATCTCGCTGTTCCTCGACTTCCATTCCTTTGGCCAGTATATCCTGTGGC CCTTCGGATACGATTGCACTCTCGTCGGCACGGATGAGACGTCCCTGAGGAGCCTGGCCGAACGCGCTGCTGCCGACATCATGGCTGTGTATGTCACCATGTACCAGGTCGGCAACTCCTGCCGCCTCCTGAAGCAGACGACGGGCTCCAGCGCCGACTACGtccacggcgtcgccgggtcAAAGTATACGTACACTTTCAAACTCAGGGACCTCCTCACCTATGGCTACTCCCTCCCGGCCAACCAGATCCAGCCGACCGTCAACGAGACATGGGCAGCCGTCCTTCCCATGCTTCAAGCTGTGTAA